A region from the Ammospiza nelsoni isolate bAmmNel1 chromosome 1, bAmmNel1.pri, whole genome shotgun sequence genome encodes:
- the TOMM7 gene encoding mitochondrial import receptor subunit TOM7 homolog, whose protein sequence is MPKLSKEAKQRLQQLFKGGQFAIRWGFIPVVLYLGFKRGADPGMPEPTIWSLLWG, encoded by the exons ATGCCGAAGCTTAGCAAGGAGGCCAAGCAGCGGCTACAGCAGCTCTTCAAGGGCGGCCAGTTCGCCATCCGCTGGGGCTTCATCCCCGTAGTGCTCTATCTCG GTTTTAAAAGAGGTGCAGATCCTGGAATGCCTGAGCCAACTATCTGGAG TCTACTTTGGGGCTGA